Within Bdellovibrionales bacterium, the genomic segment CCAGAGGAACAAAGCAATTCTATCATTGCTCACGCCAGCTTTACGGAAGTCCCAAGGAAACATTTATAGACGGCGAGACAACGATTCGCGAAGTCGCCACGCTGATGTATGAAATACTATCTGGAATTGACGACAAGCAGCTGGGTCGCCAATATGAAAAGAATATTTCAGCTGTCGACACAGTGGCTATTCTCAACGAAAGATTTCAGGCCTATTTTAAAGACGATCCCGTTCGCGCTCTTCTCTCCGACGGCATTTTGGCTGATGCGGCCGCCGGCAGTGACTATATCAAAATAAAAACAGATGCCTTTTTCTCCCTGAAGGACATTCAAGTTTTAGAGGTTCATGAAGGCTGGGTACACGTTGGAACAACTCTGAATGGTCTCAAGCAACACCTCTGCACGCACCTGGCTAAGGGTCCCCCTCGCACAACAGCAACGCAGGAGGGGCTTGCTGTGTTGCTTGAGTTGTTCACTTTCTCTAGTTATCCGACGAGGGCCCGCGCAATCAATGATCGAGTTTTGGCTATAGATAAGGCCGAAGATGGAGCAGATGCACTTGAACTTATCGAATTTTTTAGAACCGAAGGATACAGCGAATCGGAGGCCCTCAAGAACTGTCAGCGAACCCTGCGCGGCGGAGATCTAAAAGGTGGAGCGCCCTTCACAAAGGATATCTCGTACGTTCGCGGCTTTGTCGAAAATTATAACTTTATTCGCACTGCCATGAAAGCAGGGCGAGTTGAACTCATTCCCTACCTATTTACAGGAAAACTCAATGTCGTGGATGTTCCACTTCTTTATGCCAAACACAAAGAGGGATTGGTTGCCCCCGCAATTCTCTGATCTCAATGGAATTTCAGTGTGGATGAGCTTTTCGAACGCATTCAATAAGATCAATATGGAAAAAGTTCAAAATTATTTTTCTAAAATTCTCAATTGATTATTTTGATGACTAAACCGTCTCCTGGACGCACCTTCAGTTTCTTGGGCGTGCTTGGTCATCACAAAGAACCGTCACCTGGGGATGCAGTCGAAGCAATTGAGCTGCGGGAGTTGAATTTTCATCTCTGAGAATTGCTTCTAAAATCTCCCTTTTTTCCTCGCCTCGGACCATCAGAAGTACTCTTCTGCATCGAAGAAATGCTCCTAGACCATAGGTGAGCCCCCAAGAGTCATGTTCAAGACCCAAGTTCACGCAAGTGATCTGATCCAATGACACGCAAGCCAGGTAAACCGGATCTGGCAATCCAGGCTCATGAAAGCCCAGATGACCGTTCTTCCCCAATCCCAAAACTGCCGCATCTGCCTGAATAAATTCACTATTCGGAGGGACAACTGCATTGCTCAAGCTTGGAAGTTCAGTCTGAAAGAAGCGACTGAATATACCTCTCTTCTGCCCAGTAAGAATCTCGTCAATCTGCAAGAAATTGCAATCACCAAGAAATGACGGCTGCAATTTTTCCCAACTGCGATAAAGGGGCACAGGCGTATTTCCTGCTGGAAGGTAAAACGAACGACACTCATCTAAAGTATAGGCTCTCAGACACCAGCGATCTGCTCGCTCGACCCAATCTTGCAATCCCTTGCCGACAATTATTTCCATAGGCACAATTATTTCTTGAAGAGGAGCATATGAAAAGAAAAAAATCAGATCTTATCATTACAGCTCATCCCGATGACGAAACTCTATTTTTTTCGGGCCTCATCCAAAGTCGCCCTCGCCAAAGGCCCTGGGAAGTGATCTGCGTGACGGATGGCAATGCCGACGGAATGGGTCGCCGCCGTCATCGCCAATTTTTAAGAGCCTGCAAGGAACTGGGTGTTGCAAATGCCCATTGGTGGAAATATCCAGATCTCTATGAAAAGCGACTGGATGTTGTAAGTCTGATCCAAAAACTCAAGCAGGTTTTAACTCCCCACAGAGTTTTTACCCACAATATATTGGGTGAGTACGGACATCCTCACCATCAAGACGTCTCTCTTGCTGTTCACCGAGCATTTTTTTCGAAGGTCCCTGTATTCAGTTCCGCCTACAATGCGTTCCCCTCCTTGCGAATTCATCTCACCGAAGAATCCTACCAGAAAAAAGCTCGAATTCTTTCGACGATCTACGCATCTGAAACTCGCCGATTTGCCCACCTCCTGCCAGCGACAAGCTCAGAGGGATTCGTCCAAGTTGATCTCAAAGAAGTTGAAGCTCTCTACTCCTTTTTTTGTTTCGGAAAGAAACCCAATCTTTCTGATTTAAATGTCTTCAGGTGGTATTGGTCCTACATGAAGGACGGATCTCTGGGACAAATGCAACGCCCCTTTTAATGCTAAGGCACCCAATATTCAGCCAATTACCACCTTCCTGCCAATTATTTTAGGATTGATGATTGAGCTTTGCGCGGCTAGTATCACCACCATTCTACTAATCTTAGATGGATGGAACGACGATGTCCCCAATTTGGGAAATGGAGCGGGCTCAATTTCCCGCTGCGCAGAATCAAACTTATCTGCTGACTGCCGCCGCAGGACCCTTGTCACAAGCTGCGTGGAAGGCTTATCAGAGGCATTATTCTCAGCTACTCGAATATGGCGATATTCATTGGCTCAAAACACTGGAAGAAATCGAGGAGACTCGAAGGGAAATTGTTCCCTTTATCGATGCTCACAACGAATCTGAGATTGCCTTTACGAGCAATACAAGTCTTGCAATGAATTTACTGGCCATGACCTTTAAAGAACTTCTCCTGAGGCAAAAAAAACCGCTGTCAGTTCTCACCTGCAAAGAAGAGTTTCCTTCGACGACACTGGCTTGGATACATCACGGATTTCAGGTCAATCAGGTATCTGCTGCAGATCTAGAAAAGACCTTAACCTTGTCTCCCCCTTCGATCACCTTGACGAGCGCGGTTCAATACAGCACCGGCTTTCGACAGAACTTGGATGTTTTGGGTGATCTCTGCCGTCGTTCTCATTCCTATTTCGTTGTGAATGCCACTCAATCGCTCGGGGCCTTTCCCATGCGAACCGTGCATTCAGGCATCACCGCACTTGCCGCCAGTTGCCATAAATGGATGTGTTGCGGCTTTGGGCTCTCTCTGATGTTTCTGGATGAAAAACTACATCAAGAAGCCTGCTGGCCCCTGGCCGGATGGCTCGGAGTCAAAAAACCAATGAACATGGATAATTTTCACGTTGATCTTGCACAGACCGCCCGCGCCTTTGAACTGGGAGTTCCTCCCATTGCGACCATTGCGGCTCTTCGCACCCAAATTGGAGAACTGAACCGCATTGGGTCAGAATCCATTAGCCAGAGAGTTCTTGAACTCTCTGAATATCTCGTGGAAGAAATTCAAGACAAGTTGCCCTCCGTTGAAATCCTGAGTAAAAGGGCTCTTAAAGGCGAAGCGAACACAGTTAACAGCGGGATTGTTCTTTTGAGAGTTCCAAATACGGAGAAACTCCTCCACTACTTGGGAGAGAACAATATTCATGTGAGTTTTCGTCAAGGTGGCCTGAGGATTGCCACGCATTTTTTTAATAATCGCTCTGACATCGATCGCCTAATTGCTTTTATGGATCGTTTTCAAGCGCTCAATCCAGGAGTCTAAATTTGAACCTTCAGATAGATCCATCGATTCACAGCCTAATTTCGAAAACTCAGTTGCCTACCGAGTGGGGATTCGGAAAGTTCTTCTGTCCTTTTATGATCAAGGGGTCCTTTCAAGAAGGCTCTTGGCAATCTCTTGAGCTGCAGCCATACAAAGATCTCTCTCTCGATCCTGCTGCAATGGTGTTTCATTATGGTCAGACAATTTTCGAGGGACTCAAAGCTTATAGAGGGACCAATGGTCTCAATCTGTTTCGCCCATCGGACCATGCCCATAGATTCAATCGCTCTGCAGAGCGACTAGCAATACCTCCTTTCCCCGTCGAAAGCTTTCTAGAATCAGTCGTTCATTTTTCGAGCCTCGCGAACCCGCTTATTCCAGAGGGGGATAATTTCAATCTCTACCTACGTCCTTTCATGATCGCATCACAGGTTGGTCTCGGAGTCAGACCAGCTAACTCCTATCTTTTTCTTCTGATAGGTTCTCCATCGAGCAATTATTTCTCAGCCCCAGGGGGGGTGAAAGTTATGATTGAAAGGCAGTATCGACGAGCTGCCTCTCCCGGAGGAACTGGATCTGTGAAAACGGCCGGCAATTATGCTTCTAGTCTACTAAGTGACCGCAAAATCAAAGCACAGGGTTTTCACCAGTCGCTCTGGCTGGATTCAACCAGCGGAAAATACATTGAAGAAATGACGGGAATGAACTTTTTTGCAGTCATTGATAACTGTGTTGTTACTCCTCCTCTTAATGATTCGATATTGGCTGGAATTACTCGAGATTCAATCATCTATTTAGCAGGCGAGCTAGGCCTTCGAGTTGAAGAAAGGCCCATCCCTATCAATGAGCTGACCTCGCATATTAGATCAGGCCTGTGCTCTGAGTGCTTTATTTCTGGAACTGCTGCTGGCATTACTGCAGTGGAGCTCCTAGGAGAAGCTGATGGAGCAGTTTATCCGCTCAAAGCTCCTGACGGTCCCGTCACAACATTATTGAGGCAGAATCTCACAGACCTACAAAGAGCTCGTCGACCAGCCCCACCGGGCTGGATCGTTTCAGTATGAAAATAAAATATGTTTTATTCTTTTCATTGATCGCTGGAGTCTTAGGTTACCTTTGGTGGGTTCAAGTTAGACCTCTCAAAATTGAGAAACCAAAACTATCAGTCCCTCAAGAGAATCCTCGACATCAAGATTCTGTTCCCCCAGGTTCGACTCTCAGAAAGGAAAACAAGCACACAGATTTCGAGTATATCCCTCCTAAAGACAAACAGATACCCCTCAAACCCGATGCTCCTCAAAGGCAGCAAATTCCTGAATCAAATCCCTTTAAAGAAAAGTCATCTCTTGTTACATACGATATCTACGGCGATTGGGCAATTGCCTACGGTGACATACTCTTGGGCAAGGTTGAAGGAGCCGGAGAATTAAAAAGGGCTCAGCACCGTCCAGAAAAGCCCCTGCTCTGGGATTCCAATGTCATTCCCTACGCAATCCATAAAGATCTCAAGGATCCGGACCGAGTGATAAGAGCAATTAATTACTATAATGAAAATACAGTCATCCGCTTTGTTCCAATTCAAAGCAAAGACGAGGATGCAGTTGTTTTTATTCCTCATGATTCGCACTGCGCCTCTTATATTGGTCGCACGGGAGGCAAACAACCTATTATGGTTGCTGATAAATGCGGTCGCCAAGAGCTGATTCATGAGCTCATGCATGCACTCGGTTTTGTCCACGAGCACTCACGACCAGATCGCATTCATTATCTCGAGATCGTTTGGAACAACATAGATCCACTTTATTGGCCACAATTTGCCGAGGTGCCTGATTCACTTATTCATGAATATCGCGGCAGTGTTTTTGACTTTGATCCGCTCTCGGCCATGCTCTACCCTCCCACTGCCTTTGCTAAAGTTCCTGGGCAAACAACCCTGAAACCAATAGGCCAGGTTGAACTTGCTCCCACGCTCATTGGATTGAGTGCGGTGGACCGTGAGCGCCTTTTCTTTTTATATGGCAATTAAATTAATCGTTCGCTGGCCTCAGGCTTTTTTCTCTTGTCGTTTGACTCGCCAGGAGTCGTAAAAAAGAAGAGTGACTCCGACAACGATGGCCATATCTGCAACATTAAAGATTCCCGTTCTCAAATTACCGAGACCCATATTCATAAAATCAATAACTGAACCCTCTGCGCGAAAGAAACGATCCAACAAATTGCTCACTCCCCCTCCCATAACAAAAGAAATCCCAAAAACCACAAGCTTCGAGGGTGAACCCTTCAGCAATTGATAGGCATAGAGACTTAAAAAAACGAGAACAATAACCCCTAAAATCCAAAATCGAGATGGCCCTGATAAATTCGATCCCAAGCTCAAAAAAGCTCCCTTATTTTCAGCATATTGAAGTCGAAAAATATCCCCAAAAAAGGATTGCAGTGGCTGACCCCGAAGATAGAAAATCGCCACTTCTTTCATAACTTGATCAAAACAAATCAAAAATACGACAATCAGAGAAGTCACTGTCCATTTTCTAAACTTGATTTTTCCCATTCTAGCTGAAGAATTCCTACGTGCTTTCATGAGCTCTCACCCCCTGATCCATTTTTCCAATTGAAGGGCCCAAAATTATCCCACCTCAAAATTCACTTGCTATCCATAAGGGAGGTCATCACTATTTGCAATCAAATGAAGTTTTACTTTATGATAATCCATTTCTAAGTAGAATGGAAACTCCCCGGAAGCACATCAGATATTTGAAAATTCTTTGAAGGAGAACCTCGTGCAACGATTTCGCTATTCTACAATTTGTGGTACATTCTTTTCCTTTTTTTCCCTACTCGCTCTCCTCACTCCAACCGCCAATGCCGGTGATCTAGGCTTAGGCCTTGTGATTGGAGCTCCAATCGGAATCTCCGGGAACTACTTTACCAGCCAAAATCAGTCCATAGATGCTGTCCTGGCCTTCAATTTCGGAGGGCACCATACCTATTTTCATTCAACATTTCTGCGACACCATCACAAAACTCTCCTTATCGACGGAGTGGGAATCAATTCTTTTTGGGGCTTGGGAGCTCGCATACAAATCAAATCTCATCAGGACGACTTCAAGTTCGGCCCCCGACTGTCGGGTGGATTTCTTTATAAAGTCCGGTCAAGCTCAGTAGACATATTTTGCGAAGTGGCTCTCATTGTTGACCTGATAGAAAATACCGGCCTGTCTGCTAATTTGGGTCTGGGCGCAAGGTACTACTTTTAAAGCAAAACTGAAGATCAAGATCAAATCAAAAATCTGATGAGACCAAATGCAATTCAACCCCCAACGGGAGGAAGACCATCTCTAAAAATAAAATAAACTGCAGCCACCAAGCAGACTGATGCATAAAGATAATTTCGACTCAGAGGAGCCCCCATATAGAATATGGCAAAGCCAGAAAATACGCTCATTGTGACGATCTCTTGAATTACCTTCAGTTGTGGTAAGGTAAAATATTTGGAT encodes:
- a CDS encoding aminotransferase class V-fold PLP-dependent enzyme, giving the protein MSPIWEMERAQFPAAQNQTYLLTAAAGPLSQAAWKAYQRHYSQLLEYGDIHWLKTLEEIEETRREIVPFIDAHNESEIAFTSNTSLAMNLLAMTFKELLLRQKKPLSVLTCKEEFPSTTLAWIHHGFQVNQVSAADLEKTLTLSPPSITLTSAVQYSTGFRQNLDVLGDLCRRSHSYFVVNATQSLGAFPMRTVHSGITALAASCHKWMCCGFGLSLMFLDEKLHQEACWPLAGWLGVKKPMNMDNFHVDLAQTARAFELGVPPIATIAALRTQIGELNRIGSESISQRVLELSEYLVEEIQDKLPSVEILSKRALKGEANTVNSGIVLLRVPNTEKLLHYLGENNIHVSFRQGGLRIATHFFNNRSDIDRLIAFMDRFQALNPGV
- a CDS encoding DMT family protein, yielding MWQTVVLLGISNIFMTYAWYGHLRDFKGRTLILVIAVSWGVAFFEYCFQVPANRIGSKYFTLPQLKVIQEIVTMSVFSGFAIFYMGAPLSRNYLYASVCLVAAVYFIFRDGLPPVGG
- a CDS encoding 6-phosphogluconolactonase; the protein is MEIIVGKGLQDWVERADRWCLRAYTLDECRSFYLPAGNTPVPLYRSWEKLQPSFLGDCNFLQIDEILTGQKRGIFSRFFQTELPSLSNAVVPPNSEFIQADAAVLGLGKNGHLGFHEPGLPDPVYLACVSLDQITCVNLGLEHDSWGLTYGLGAFLRCRRVLLMVRGEEKREILEAILRDENSTPAAQLLRLHPQVTVLCDDQARPRN
- a CDS encoding branched-chain amino acid aminotransferase; translation: MNLQIDPSIHSLISKTQLPTEWGFGKFFCPFMIKGSFQEGSWQSLELQPYKDLSLDPAAMVFHYGQTIFEGLKAYRGTNGLNLFRPSDHAHRFNRSAERLAIPPFPVESFLESVVHFSSLANPLIPEGDNFNLYLRPFMIASQVGLGVRPANSYLFLLIGSPSSNYFSAPGGVKVMIERQYRRAASPGGTGSVKTAGNYASSLLSDRKIKAQGFHQSLWLDSTSGKYIEEMTGMNFFAVIDNCVVTPPLNDSILAGITRDSIIYLAGELGLRVEERPIPINELTSHIRSGLCSECFISGTAAGITAVELLGEADGAVYPLKAPDGPVTTLLRQNLTDLQRARRPAPPGWIVSV
- a CDS encoding PIG-L family deacetylase, which gives rise to MKRKKSDLIITAHPDDETLFFSGLIQSRPRQRPWEVICVTDGNADGMGRRRHRQFLRACKELGVANAHWWKYPDLYEKRLDVVSLIQKLKQVLTPHRVFTHNILGEYGHPHHQDVSLAVHRAFFSKVPVFSSAYNAFPSLRIHLTEESYQKKARILSTIYASETRRFAHLLPATSSEGFVQVDLKEVEALYSFFCFGKKPNLSDLNVFRWYWSYMKDGSLGQMQRPF
- the lspA gene encoding signal peptidase II, with product MKARRNSSARMGKIKFRKWTVTSLIVVFLICFDQVMKEVAIFYLRGQPLQSFFGDIFRLQYAENKGAFLSLGSNLSGPSRFWILGVIVLVFLSLYAYQLLKGSPSKLVVFGISFVMGGGVSNLLDRFFRAEGSVIDFMNMGLGNLRTGIFNVADMAIVVGVTLLFYDSWRVKRQEKKA
- a CDS encoding DUF1704 domain-containing protein, with protein sequence MAWKTYKEKLKKLSDAIVQAQQPIRILEAIKWPVEIDKFIVESDFKDLPRIGREEYLARPLGYDPEKKITEFEDIMRAILNDLGPEDPLGNHMQLACKEYVLVIQMLLARGTKQFYHCSRQLYGSPKETFIDGETTIREVATLMYEILSGIDDKQLGRQYEKNISAVDTVAILNERFQAYFKDDPVRALLSDGILADAAAGSDYIKIKTDAFFSLKDIQVLEVHEGWVHVGTTLNGLKQHLCTHLAKGPPRTTATQEGLAVLLELFTFSSYPTRARAINDRVLAIDKAEDGADALELIEFFRTEGYSESEALKNCQRTLRGGDLKGGAPFTKDISYVRGFVENYNFIRTAMKAGRVELIPYLFTGKLNVVDVPLLYAKHKEGLVAPAIL